A stretch of Campylobacter gracilis DNA encodes these proteins:
- a CDS encoding hydrogenase maturation nickel metallochaperone HypA/HybF, whose amino-acid sequence MHELSIVADLVALCEKALNAEKAKKKGAAEQGGKNSCDIADTANENTNSANTNIGPKNTENTGVADTNPNDKSGDFYKNLDAKPQASYDTFSSKSPQIRELHVKIGRLSGVEAHYLQNCYEVFRAGTVCENADLIIHTQEIVVKCKNCGFSGDLTQNDFFCPHCKSSEISVIDGEDMYLMRLVIE is encoded by the coding sequence ATGCATGAACTATCGATTGTAGCGGATCTTGTGGCGCTATGTGAAAAGGCGTTAAACGCCGAAAAAGCAAAGAAAAAAGGCGCGGCCGAGCAGGGCGGTAAAAATAGCTGCGACATCGCCGATACAGCCAATGAAAATACGAATTCCGCAAATACCAACATAGGCCCTAAAAATACCGAAAATACGGGCGTTGCAGATACGAACCCAAACGACAAAAGCGGCGATTTTTATAAAAATTTAGATGCGAAACCACAGGCGTCTTACGATACATTTAGTTCGAAAAGTCCACAGATAAGGGAGCTGCACGTAAAAATAGGGCGACTAAGCGGCGTGGAAGCGCATTATCTGCAAAACTGCTATGAGGTCTTTCGCGCAGGCACCGTCTGCGAAAATGCGGATCTCATCATCCATACCCAAGAAATCGTCGTAAAATGCAAAAACTGCGGTTTTAGCGGAGATTTGACGCAGAACGACTTTTTTTGCCCGCACTGCAAAAGCTCCGAAATCAGCGTAATCGACGGCGAGGATATGTATCTAATGCGCCTGGTTATTGAATAA